The genomic stretch GCGGTCGTGCGGTCGGCCGCTTCGCGCGCTGCCTGTGGGTCGGTGCCGGCGGCGACGCTGGCGTCGCGCCACAGCTCGCTGCTGCGCCCCATGAACCAGCGGCCTTCATCGGATGCCGCCCAGGCCGCGGCGGCATCCGGATCGACGGCGCTGCCCTCGGTGAGGTGCGTCGCCAGGCCCAGCAGCGCCGCGTCCCAGCCGACCCCGACTGCGCCGGGGCCGAACTCCGACCATCGGGTGTCGTCGACGTGGGCGACGTGCTCGAGCATCAACGTGGTGTGCCCGTCGGCCTCCTCTGTCAGTCGCACGTCGATCCAGCTCACGTCGCCACCGAACTCCCAGGTCGCGCTGAAGCGGTGCGGCGGGTCGCAGCTGCTGATCGTCCCGCTCGCATTGCCCTCGAGCTGGTAGTGGCCGCCCTCACGCAGGTCACCGCGGACCGGAAGGAACCAGCGTGGGATGCGTTCCGTGTTCGTGCACGCGTCCCAGACGTCGCCGACCTCGGCGCCATAGGTCTGCGTGATGGTGATCACGCGGGCTTCCCCCGCGGCGAGGGTGCGCGCGCCGACCGTGCGGTCGACCGCGTTGATCTGGTGCTTCACGTCGATCATGTCTGTCCCTTGTCATCGTCTGCCTGCTGAATGCGTCGCTGCCTGCGTCCGCGGGCCAGTTCGGTCGCAAGTGCGTTCAGGTGCGGTGTCCAGAAGCGGCGGAACCGGTCGAGCCACACATCCACGTCCTGCAGTGGCCCCGCGTCGAGCGTGTAGAGGCGCCGGGCGCCGTCCGGCCGCACGCGGGCGAACCCGCTGTCGCGCAGCACCTTCAGGTGCTGGGACACGGCCGGCTGCGAGATGCCGAACTCGCTGCTGATCGCGGTCACGACCTCCCCGGCGCTGGCCTCCCCGTCCGCGAGCAGCTCCAGGATCCGGCGTCGCACCGGGTCACCCAGGACGTCGAACGCGTGCATGGCTGCAAATTATAGAACCTTGCTTATATAAGTCAAGTCAAATATGCTGCGCAGTCTCGCCGGAGTGTCCGGCGTCTCCTATGCTCCAACGACGTCCGCGGCCGCAGTCGCAGCGGGCGGATCGAGGCAGCGTGGACACGGGTGACGCGGTCGCACAGGGCACGTTCGATCGCGCGGAGTACGCGGACGAGCTTGCGACCGCGGCGGGCAACCTCGACGTCGGCTCGACACTGTGGCATGCCGATGATCGGATCCGCGTGTGGGAGGTGCTGCTCGCGCCCGGCGAGCGGGGTCCGTTCCACGCCCACACCCGCAACTACTTCTGGACGGTGGTCTCGCCGGGACGCGGGCTGCAGCGCTTCGTCG from Euzebyales bacterium encodes the following:
- a CDS encoding SRPBCC family protein — its product is MIDVKHQINAVDRTVGARTLAAGEARVITITQTYGAEVGDVWDACTNTERIPRWFLPVRGDLREGGHYQLEGNASGTISSCDPPHRFSATWEFGGDVSWIDVRLTEEADGHTTLMLEHVAHVDDTRWSEFGPGAVGVGWDAALLGLATHLTEGSAVDPDAAAAWAASDEGRWFMGRSSELWRDASVAAGTDPQAAREAADRTTAAYTGAGPAADSEASA
- a CDS encoding metalloregulator ArsR/SmtB family transcription factor, coding for MHAFDVLGDPVRRRILELLADGEASAGEVVTAISSEFGISQPAVSQHLKVLRDSGFARVRPDGARRLYTLDAGPLQDVDVWLDRFRRFWTPHLNALATELARGRRQRRIQQADDDKGQT